The following are encoded in a window of Brachyhypopomus gauderio isolate BG-103 chromosome 18, BGAUD_0.2, whole genome shotgun sequence genomic DNA:
- the col23a1b gene encoding uncharacterized protein col23a1b produces MAEGTPGRDGYPGPLGMDGKPGMPGPKGDKGDQGDVGPRGLPAYAASAGLLSNQILAVKGDQGQTGPPGPPGPPGAPGSRGLPGNMGRDGPQGHAGEPGPPGKDGIEGPRGPPGIKGEVGNHGIPGPLGPPGLKGDQGEPGHEGTRGVDGLPGVKGEKGETGAPGYPGVPGKKGDSGLIDNPDLSASLHVLQGPPGPPGPPGGQGAKGEMGYPGMPGVEGKQGAKGNPGEPGGPGVAGQKGEKGEMGLPGPVGADGHKGEKGDSRIEDNLAQIIPLPGPPGPPGPPGPQGVMGIHGVPGQKGEPGEAVRGEKGDVGERGPSGPRGLQGFPGSSGLVGLPGTKGEKGKQGEPGLDGFPGLRGDKGDRGERGEKGEKGPTGRKGPKGQKGEQGPPGLDQPCPVDRDGLPVPGCWHK; encoded by the exons ATGGCCGAG GGCACTCCGGGACGGGACGGCTACCCG ggTCCTCTGGGTATGGATGGTAAGCCT GGAATGCCAGGGCCAAAAGGAGATAAG GGCGACCAGGGAGACGTGGGACCCAGG GGCCTCCCAGCCTATGCTGCCTCTGCAGGCCTGCTCAGTAATCAGATTCTCGCAGTCAAG ggtgatcAGGGTCAAACAGGGCCTCCAGGTCCCCCAGGGCCCCCCGGGGCACCAGGCTCCAGGGGGCTTCCAGGGAACATGGGCAGAGATGGACCCCAGGGCCATGCAGGAGAGCCG GGCCCTCCTGGAAAAGATGGGATTGAG GGTCCAAGAGGGCCACCAGGTATAAAG GGTGAGGTTGGAAATCATGGCATACCTGGTCCTCTGGGCCCACCGGGGCTTAAG GGGGATCAGGGCGAGCCGGGTCATGAGGGGACAAGAGGCGTGGATGGACTCCCGGGCGTGAAG GGGGAGAAGGGAGAGACTGGTGCTCCAGGTTACCCG GGCGTTCCAGGAAAGAAGGGGGATTCTGGACTCATAGACAACCCTGACCTGTCTGCAAGCTTACATGTCCTGCAG GGCCCTCCTGGTCCACCAGGGCCTCCTGGAGGCCAAGGAGCAAAG GGTGAAATGGGCTATCCAGGGATGCCTGGAGTTGAAGGCAAACAG GGTGCTAAGGGGAACCCGGGAGAGCCTGGAGGTCCTGGAGTGGCAGGACAGAAGGGGGAGAAAGGCGAGATGGGCCTGCCAGGCCCAGTG GGTGCTGATGGCCAtaaaggagagaaaggagacTCCAGAATTGAGGACAATCTG GCTCAGATTATCCCACTGCCTGGCCCCCCAGGGCCTCCTGGACCCCCCGGTCCTCAGGGAGTCATG GGCATTCATGGCGTTCCTGGGCAGAAG GGGGAGCCaggagaggcagtcagaggagAGAAGGGGGATGTTGGGGAGAGAGGCCCGTCAGGACCACGG GGTCTTCAGGGTTTTCCTGGCTCCAGTGGATTGGTTGGCTTGCCGGGTACAAAAGGTGAAAAG GGCAAACAAGGAGAGCCTGGTTTAGAT GGCTTCCCGGGGTTGCGAGGGGACAAGGGTGACAGAGGTGAACGAGGGGAAAAG gGTGAAAAAGGCCCGACAGGGAGAAAGGGCCCCAAAGGACAGAAGGGGGAGCAGGGGCCTCCAGGGCTGGACCAGCCGTGTCCTGTG